In one window of Kitasatospora sp. MMS16-BH015 DNA:
- a CDS encoding ABC transporter permease, with protein MTSPSNPAKRPLSQRFDLERITFALAAPVLAILLSVVICSVLLATSGRDPFQAFQIMWNYGTASDGQVATLNRATVYFLAGTAAAFGFRMNLFNIGVDGQYKLGVLFAAYVGSQVDLPSFLQIPLLLIVAMITGAIWASVAGLLKVYRGVSEVISTIMLNAISTAVVGLLLVPGIFAPKVSTTSNSVQTAPISQSSHFFAFDTAGGTLWGFIVVAALVGIAFQFVLTRTRFGFDLRATGRSETAATASGVNVKRMVLTSMAVSGAIAGLIGLPELTQSSYYFGQNIQPGLGFIGISVALLGRNTPLGVAFSALLFAFLDTSGIQLPLKGDFPQEIVQVMEGTIVICVVVAYELVRRYALKRQQQKVGAELAAQAASAAKKEVSA; from the coding sequence ATGACCAGTCCTAGCAACCCCGCGAAGCGGCCGCTCTCCCAGCGGTTCGACCTCGAGCGGATCACCTTCGCGCTGGCCGCCCCGGTGCTGGCCATCCTGCTCTCGGTGGTCATCTGCTCGGTGCTGCTCGCCACCTCGGGCCGCGACCCGTTCCAGGCGTTCCAGATCATGTGGAACTACGGCACCGCCTCGGACGGCCAGGTGGCCACCCTGAACCGGGCCACCGTCTACTTCCTGGCCGGTACCGCCGCCGCCTTCGGCTTCCGGATGAACCTCTTCAACATCGGGGTCGACGGCCAGTACAAGCTCGGCGTGCTGTTCGCCGCGTACGTCGGCAGCCAGGTCGACCTGCCGTCCTTCCTGCAGATCCCGCTGCTGCTGATCGTCGCCATGATCACCGGTGCGATCTGGGCCTCGGTGGCCGGTCTGCTCAAGGTCTACCGGGGCGTCAGCGAGGTCATCTCGACCATCATGCTGAACGCCATCTCCACCGCCGTGGTCGGTCTGCTGCTCGTGCCGGGCATCTTCGCCCCGAAGGTCAGCACCACCAGCAACAGCGTGCAGACGGCGCCGATCTCGCAGTCCAGCCACTTCTTCGCCTTCGACACCGCCGGCGGCACCCTCTGGGGCTTCATCGTCGTCGCAGCCCTGGTCGGCATCGCCTTCCAGTTCGTGCTGACCCGCACCCGCTTCGGCTTCGACCTGCGCGCCACCGGCCGCTCCGAGACGGCCGCCACGGCCTCCGGCGTCAACGTCAAGCGCATGGTGCTGACCAGCATGGCCGTCTCCGGCGCCATCGCCGGTCTGATCGGCCTCCCGGAGCTCACCCAGAGCTCCTACTACTTCGGCCAGAACATCCAGCCGGGCCTGGGCTTCATCGGCATCTCGGTGGCGCTGCTCGGCCGCAACACCCCGCTCGGCGTCGCCTTCTCGGCGCTGCTCTTCGCCTTCCTCGACACCTCCGGCATCCAGCTGCCGCTGAAGGGCGACTTCCCGCAGGAGATCGTCCAGGTCATGGAAGGCACCATCGTCATCTGCGTCGTCGTCGCCTACGAGCTGGTGCGCCGCTACGCGCTCAAGCGCCAGCAGCAGAAGGTCGGCGCCGAACTCGCCGCGCAGGCCGCCTCGGCCGCCAAGAAGGAGGTCTCGGCGTGA